A genomic region of Thermodesulfobium narugense DSM 14796 contains the following coding sequences:
- a CDS encoding acetyl-CoA carboxylase biotin carboxylase subunit, whose translation MERKIKKVLIANRGVSAVRVMHTCRDKKIPTTAVYSTPDRLGLHVLSSDSAVHIGEAPPIKSYLNMDAIIEAALKTGCNAVHPGWGFLSENHIFAQRVIDSGLIWIGPKPEVIKAMGDKIEAKKWAKRANVPVIPGIDNAKSYEEIIDWMKEEDISFPILVKASAGGGGKGMLKVERAEDIQNAFTQVKSEALKSFGDDKVLVEKYIERGRHIEVQIIADEYGSICHLFERECTIQRRNQKIIEETPSPSLDDTLRQEICFTAVRFMREIGYTSAGTVEFLYDSNTKKFYFLEVNTRLQVEHGITELSTGLDIVSLMIDIAEGKKLPFNQSDIHQNRWSIECRLNAEDPKNFSPSFGRITRLQVPHGPGIRISPGAYEGASIPPFYDSMFMLLISAGADRTDAIRTMDRALSRGLRVEGVKTIAPLLLSILRHPKFISGEFSTRFIEEHMDELISSFKERDPEDEVLKIARYVAEISALGQQKWM comes from the coding sequence ATGGAAAGGAAAATAAAAAAGGTACTTATTGCAAATCGAGGAGTTAGCGCAGTAAGGGTGATGCACACTTGTCGAGACAAAAAAATTCCAACCACAGCTGTATATAGTACTCCTGATAGATTGGGATTACATGTGCTCTCATCTGACTCTGCAGTACACATCGGAGAAGCTCCACCAATAAAATCCTATCTCAATATGGATGCGATAATTGAAGCGGCTTTAAAAACTGGATGTAATGCCGTGCATCCAGGATGGGGATTTCTCTCAGAAAACCACATATTTGCACAAAGGGTCATAGACTCAGGTCTTATATGGATCGGGCCAAAACCAGAAGTTATAAAAGCTATGGGAGACAAAATAGAAGCAAAAAAATGGGCAAAACGCGCAAATGTTCCTGTAATACCTGGCATTGACAACGCTAAAAGTTACGAAGAAATCATAGATTGGATGAAAGAAGAAGATATATCTTTCCCAATTTTAGTTAAAGCCTCAGCTGGTGGTGGTGGCAAGGGAATGTTAAAGGTTGAAAGAGCAGAAGATATACAGAATGCTTTTACCCAGGTAAAATCTGAGGCCCTTAAATCCTTTGGCGATGATAAAGTTCTTGTAGAAAAATATATAGAAAGAGGAAGGCACATAGAAGTCCAAATTATAGCCGATGAATATGGTTCTATATGTCATCTCTTCGAAAGAGAATGCACCATTCAAAGAAGAAATCAAAAAATTATTGAAGAAACACCTTCTCCAAGTCTTGACGATACTCTTAGACAAGAAATATGTTTTACGGCAGTAAGGTTTATGAGAGAAATTGGCTATACATCTGCTGGAACAGTTGAATTTTTATATGATTCAAACACAAAAAAATTTTATTTTCTTGAAGTAAACACAAGGCTTCAGGTAGAGCATGGCATTACGGAACTCTCAACAGGACTTGATATTGTAAGCCTAATGATAGACATAGCAGAAGGTAAAAAATTACCTTTCAACCAGTCTGATATACATCAAAATAGGTGGTCAATAGAGTGTAGATTAAACGCTGAAGACCCTAAAAATTTCTCTCCTTCCTTTGGAAGAATTACAAGACTTCAGGTTCCACATGGACCAGGTATAAGAATTTCTCCTGGTGCATATGAGGGAGCATCCATCCCTCCTTTTTATGATTCGATGTTTATGCTTTTAATCAGTGCTGGTGCAGACAGAACAGATGCAATAAGAACAATGGACAGAGCTTTGTCTAGAGGATTAAGAGTTGAGGGTGTTAAAACAATTGCTCCACTACTTCTTAGCATACTAAGGCATCCAAAATTTATTTCAGGAGAGTTCTCAACAAGGTTCATCGAAGAACATATGGATGAGCTGATATCTTCTTTTAAAGAAAGAGACCCGGAAGATGAAGTGTTAAAGATTGCTCGTTATGTTGCAGAAATAAGTGCACTTGGACAACAAAAGTGGATGTGA
- a CDS encoding biotin/lipoyl-containing protein, producing MFEYTFVKPGMSPSEIVNSVRNLAGVCFTSTGMRDAGQSDFKNRHRIYDLKTLAPLYNKMGLFSSECHGGARWHVGVMNRKESPFEEIEIYRELMPNVLLQTLVRETNLWGYRPYPKNVIEYVVSKVDIDVWRCFSFLNDIRNMRTVAEVVMNRGKLFEPAISFTEVEWATNEYYLRTVDEIVSLCSGIDEIILCIKDMAGVGSPKRIYSLIDSIKQKYPELVIHYHRHTTDGLALPAYLAAAQAGAKILDVEEDSLVRFYGQPPIMSTYAYLTESGINVHLNTQAAYEAIQTVREWIKHYEWAESPFKGFDYFVTKHKMPGGAFPSSFEQAQKGGFLHLMPHILKLMSLYNRIVKYFDVTPGSQITWVTCSGIINRYSKEKGEAGVTHIIRLLEKFVEEKECKFEEMNDEEKKELLELFKSAPGDFKNLLLGLYGKLPVGWPDNWVYQSTFSDEWEEKIKSRVDVSPLEHIEEEDLERAREELKEKISRLPSEEEFILYLMHPKDAVEMINFREKYGDAPMVLPTNVFTNGLKNPGDKVEFTFSEKPYTLELVSIGKEHEGVIHVVMEVNNKTRVYKVETPRAKKKEIRFARGSNELGSPINGNLWRLGNPKRDPIKVGDIYHKGEEIANLEAMKMETPLLAPYDCMIKEICVNLNESVVENQLLFVLKQI from the coding sequence ATGTTTGAATATACTTTTGTCAAACCTGGAATGAGTCCCTCAGAAATAGTTAATAGTGTTAGGAACTTGGCTGGAGTTTGTTTTACTTCCACAGGGATGAGAGATGCTGGACAATCAGATTTTAAAAATAGACACAGAATTTATGACCTTAAAACTCTTGCACCACTTTATAACAAAATGGGACTTTTTAGTTCGGAATGTCATGGAGGTGCAAGGTGGCATGTAGGAGTAATGAACAGAAAGGAATCACCTTTTGAAGAAATAGAGATATATAGAGAATTGATGCCTAATGTATTGCTTCAAACTTTAGTAAGAGAAACCAATCTTTGGGGTTACAGACCGTATCCAAAAAATGTAATTGAATATGTTGTTTCTAAGGTAGACATAGATGTTTGGAGATGCTTTTCATTCTTGAACGACATAAGAAATATGAGAACAGTCGCAGAAGTAGTAATGAATAGAGGAAAGCTTTTTGAACCCGCAATATCCTTTACTGAAGTAGAATGGGCTACAAACGAATATTACTTAAGAACAGTAGATGAAATTGTTTCTCTATGTTCTGGAATAGATGAAATAATACTTTGCATAAAGGATATGGCAGGAGTTGGCAGTCCAAAAAGAATATACAGCTTAATAGACTCAATAAAACAAAAATACCCAGAGCTTGTAATTCACTATCACAGGCATACTACAGATGGTCTTGCTCTTCCAGCATATCTTGCTGCAGCACAAGCGGGCGCAAAAATATTAGACGTAGAGGAAGATTCATTGGTTAGATTTTACGGACAACCTCCGATTATGAGCACCTACGCTTACCTTACAGAATCTGGAATAAACGTTCACCTAAACACACAAGCAGCTTATGAAGCAATTCAAACAGTAAGAGAATGGATAAAGCATTACGAATGGGCCGAGTCTCCTTTCAAAGGGTTTGATTATTTTGTAACCAAACACAAGATGCCTGGCGGAGCATTTCCTAGCTCATTTGAACAAGCTCAAAAAGGCGGTTTTTTACACTTAATGCCACATATCTTAAAATTAATGTCTCTTTACAATAGAATAGTTAAATATTTTGATGTAACTCCAGGATCGCAAATAACCTGGGTTACATGTAGCGGAATAATTAATAGATATTCAAAAGAAAAGGGTGAGGCTGGAGTAACACATATTATAAGACTTTTAGAGAAATTCGTTGAAGAAAAAGAATGCAAATTTGAAGAAATGAACGATGAAGAAAAAAAAGAATTATTAGAGCTTTTCAAAAGCGCGCCAGGCGATTTTAAAAATTTACTTCTTGGACTTTATGGAAAACTTCCTGTGGGATGGCCTGATAATTGGGTTTATCAAAGCACTTTTTCAGATGAGTGGGAAGAAAAAATAAAGTCAAGAGTTGATGTATCACCATTAGAACACATTGAAGAAGAAGATTTAGAAAGAGCAAGAGAAGAATTGAAAGAAAAAATTTCAAGATTGCCTTCGGAAGAAGAATTTATTCTTTATCTAATGCACCCAAAGGATGCTGTAGAAATGATTAATTTTAGAGAAAAGTATGGAGATGCACCAATGGTTCTTCCAACAAATGTCTTTACCAACGGATTGAAAAATCCAGGAGATAAAGTAGAGTTTACTTTTTCAGAAAAGCCCTATACCCTTGAATTAGTTTCTATAGGCAAAGAACATGAAGGCGTTATCCACGTAGTTATGGAAGTAAATAACAAAACTAGAGTTTACAAAGTCGAAACGCCAAGGGCGAAGAAAAAGGAAATTAGATTTGCAAGAGGTTCTAATGAGCTTGGGTCTCCTATCAATGGCAATCTATGGAGGCTTGGCAATCCAAAAAGAGATCCTATAAAAGTAGGAGACATATATCACAAAGGCGAAGAGATAGCAAATCTCGAAGCTATGAAGATGGAAACTCCCCTTCTTGCCCCATATGACTGCATGATAAAAGAAATATGTGTAAATCTTAATGAAAGTGTAGTGGAAAACCAACTTCTTTTCGTATTAAAGCAGATCTAA
- a CDS encoding YidH family protein: MFSKTKRENNNEDARESMAAVRTLLSWIRTSLGLMAFSVLLDRFDLFVHYLGPSLGIPEERTLYLYWVAVVFAGLSFLTVIVGLIDYIVVKRRIGLGEYKSNAFIYVFYTLIVILVLGVLGYSVFIHR; this comes from the coding sequence TTGTTTTCAAAGACAAAAAGAGAAAATAATAATGAAGATGCCAGAGAAAGCATGGCTGCTGTCAGAACTCTTCTTTCCTGGATTAGAACATCACTTGGACTGATGGCCTTTAGCGTTCTTCTTGACAGATTCGATCTTTTTGTTCATTATCTTGGTCCTTCACTTGGGATTCCTGAAGAAAGGACCCTATATCTTTATTGGGTAGCCGTTGTTTTTGCAGGACTCTCCTTTTTAACTGTTATTGTTGGGCTTATAGATTATATTGTGGTAAAAAGAAGAATCGGACTAGGTGAGTATAAGTCAAATGCCTTCATATATGTTTTTTACACTCTAATAGTAATCCTTGTTCTAGGGGTTTTAGGATATAGTGTTTTTATACATCGTTAG
- a CDS encoding YidH family protein has translation MDLLRKILRLEEDRMTYVDPRFAMAAVRTFLAWVRTAFNMLGFGIALDKVDVWLQTQPGVSSYIRGTVGSIHVIVIMLLIMAVCTILAGAIDYVQNVRKIRAGYFQCSPEYHIGYMSFVVAVLLVLVLLVLIRA, from the coding sequence ATGGACCTTCTTAGAAAAATTCTTCGTCTTGAAGAAGATAGGATGACTTATGTAGATCCAAGATTTGCAATGGCTGCTGTCAGGACATTTTTAGCATGGGTCAGGACGGCTTTTAATATGCTGGGGTTTGGTATTGCTCTTGATAAAGTTGACGTGTGGTTACAAACTCAACCTGGTGTTTCTTCTTACATTCGGGGGACAGTGGGTTCTATACACGTGATTGTTATTATGCTTCTTATTATGGCTGTGTGTACTATACTTGCTGGTGCAATAGATTATGTACAGAACGTTAGAAAGATTAGGGCTGGATATTTTCAGTGTTCTCCAGAATATCATATAGGATATATGTCCTTTGTGGTAGCAGTTTTATTGGTATTGGTACTACTCGTTCTTATTAGAGCTTAG